A region from the Spirochaeta thermophila DSM 6192 genome encodes:
- the recG gene encoding ATP-dependent DNA helicase RecG, translated as MLLEDISAPITTLAGIGGKTARHFHKLGIRSVGDLLQHYPRDYEDRSTFTSLAEAHATGKATTVATITLMDYIGKPSNPVLRIFINDGTELAALVCFGRNFLSRKFSPGMKVFVSGQFEMRYGKLQSTRFIIEPYTESPKEFGKILPIYPTTEDLPQTILRSAVQAALRQYLPLLDDPLPPSLLAARSLPPLPEALAAIHFPPDRAALTRARTRLIYQELFFLQVIVVRAAMKRKTQLQAPVHFPRTLQERVRRSLPFPLTPDQEKALEEIYADTTSPRPMARLLQGDVGSGKTLVALLAALPYIEAGHQVAFMVPTELLALQHAETAHTLLSPFGIRTALLAGTLQPAARRTLLSAILRGEVDLVIGTHTLFSDDVAYRNLRLVIIDEQHKFGVSQRARLLEKASHPDLLLMTATPIPRTMALTLYGDMDMSTIKTMPPGRKPVRTHLAVLGKEEKVYTWVEKELEKGHQAYFVYPLIGESEKLELRNAESMVEFLRRRYPRWKVALIHSRIPDEEKERIMREFMQGTIRILVATSVIEVGVNVPTATCIVIEHAERFGLATLHQLRGRVGRSDRQSYAFLVYSPDLTEEAKARLRTMKETTDGFLIAEKDLEIRGPGDLLDGTIQAGHLRLRIAHLTRDAPLMHEVRKDVEALLARDPGLLRPEHTLIRTLIERTDKEPAL; from the coding sequence ATGCTCCTGGAGGACATCAGCGCCCCCATCACCACCCTCGCCGGCATAGGAGGCAAGACCGCACGGCACTTCCACAAGCTCGGCATACGCTCCGTGGGCGACCTCCTCCAGCACTACCCGCGCGACTACGAGGACCGCAGCACCTTCACCTCCCTCGCCGAGGCCCACGCCACCGGCAAGGCCACCACCGTGGCCACCATCACCCTCATGGACTACATAGGGAAGCCCTCCAACCCCGTACTCCGCATCTTCATCAACGACGGGACCGAGCTCGCCGCCCTCGTCTGTTTCGGCCGCAACTTCCTCTCCCGGAAGTTCTCCCCGGGGATGAAGGTCTTCGTGAGCGGCCAGTTCGAGATGCGCTACGGGAAGCTCCAGTCCACACGCTTCATCATCGAACCCTACACCGAGAGCCCGAAGGAGTTCGGGAAGATCCTTCCCATCTACCCCACCACCGAGGACCTCCCCCAAACCATCCTCCGCTCCGCCGTGCAGGCCGCCCTCCGCCAGTACCTCCCCCTCCTCGACGACCCCCTCCCCCCCTCGCTCCTCGCAGCCCGCTCCCTCCCCCCCCTCCCCGAGGCCCTCGCCGCCATCCACTTCCCCCCCGACCGGGCCGCCCTCACCCGCGCCCGCACCCGCCTCATCTACCAGGAACTCTTCTTCCTCCAGGTCATCGTGGTACGCGCGGCCATGAAACGAAAGACCCAGCTTCAGGCCCCCGTCCACTTCCCCCGCACCCTCCAGGAACGCGTCCGACGCTCCCTCCCCTTCCCCCTCACCCCTGACCAGGAGAAGGCCCTCGAGGAGATCTACGCCGACACCACGAGCCCCCGCCCCATGGCCCGCCTCCTTCAGGGCGACGTCGGCAGCGGCAAGACCCTCGTCGCCCTCCTCGCCGCCCTCCCCTACATCGAAGCCGGACACCAGGTCGCCTTCATGGTCCCCACCGAGCTCCTCGCCCTTCAGCACGCCGAGACCGCCCACACCCTCCTTTCCCCCTTCGGCATCCGCACCGCCCTCCTCGCCGGCACCCTCCAACCCGCCGCCCGCCGCACCCTCCTCTCCGCCATCCTCCGCGGCGAAGTCGACCTGGTCATCGGCACCCACACCCTCTTCAGCGACGACGTGGCTTACCGCAACCTCCGACTCGTCATCATCGACGAACAGCACAAGTTCGGCGTCTCACAACGCGCCCGACTCCTCGAGAAGGCCTCCCACCCCGACCTCCTCCTCATGACCGCCACCCCCATCCCCCGCACCATGGCCCTCACCCTCTACGGCGACATGGACATGAGCACCATCAAGACCATGCCCCCCGGCCGAAAACCCGTCCGCACCCACCTCGCCGTGCTCGGCAAAGAGGAAAAGGTCTACACCTGGGTCGAGAAGGAGCTCGAGAAGGGACATCAGGCCTACTTCGTCTACCCCCTCATCGGCGAATCCGAGAAGCTCGAGCTGCGCAACGCCGAATCCATGGTCGAGTTCCTGCGCCGCCGATACCCCCGGTGGAAGGTCGCCCTCATCCACTCCCGCATCCCCGACGAAGAGAAGGAACGCATCATGCGGGAGTTCATGCAGGGAACGATCCGGATCCTCGTGGCCACCAGCGTCATCGAGGTGGGGGTGAACGTTCCCACCGCCACCTGCATCGTCATCGAACACGCCGAACGCTTCGGCCTCGCCACCCTCCACCAGCTTCGTGGGAGAGTAGGGCGAAGCGACCGCCAATCCTACGCCTTCCTCGTCTACAGCCCCGACCTCACCGAAGAGGCAAAGGCCCGACTCCGCACCATGAAAGAAACCACCGACGGCTTCCTCATCGCCGAGAAGGACCTGGAGATACGCGGCCCCGGCGACCTCCTCGACGGCACGATCCAGGCCGGCCACCTCAGGCTCCGGATCGCCCACCTCACCCGGGACGCCCCCCTCATGCACGAGGTGCGGAAGGACGTGGAGGCCCTCCTCGCGAGGGACCCCGGCCTCCTCAGGCCCGAACACACCCTCATCCGCACCCTCATCGAACGGACCGACAAGGAACCCGCCCTCTAG
- a CDS encoding YggT family protein: MIATILYTLSALVTLYSLILIIRILLSWFYPSGGEALFLLYRITDPYLALFRRIGFLRTERFDFSPIIALLALSVLGNIFLSLARTGRIYVGQILSIIVGGLWFAVSFILMFFVILIAVRLLGIAFRANSVGPFWFTLDNILSPLTYSVSHFFWRTSRPLSYRTGLLITGVLFLLLNLAGNALVSLVTRALILLPF, encoded by the coding sequence ATGATCGCGACGATACTCTATACCCTCTCCGCCCTCGTCACACTGTACAGTCTGATACTCATCATTCGGATACTCCTCTCCTGGTTCTACCCCTCGGGAGGGGAGGCGCTGTTCCTGCTCTATCGGATCACCGACCCCTACCTCGCCCTCTTCAGGAGGATCGGCTTCCTCCGGACCGAACGTTTCGACTTTTCCCCCATCATCGCCCTCCTCGCCCTCTCGGTGCTGGGGAACATCTTCCTGAGTCTCGCCCGCACGGGACGGATCTACGTAGGACAGATCCTTTCGATCATCGTAGGGGGACTCTGGTTCGCGGTCTCTTTCATCCTCATGTTCTTCGTGATACTCATTGCCGTCCGACTCCTTGGTATCGCCTTCCGCGCCAATTCCGTGGGGCCCTTCTGGTTCACGCTCGACAACATCCTCTCCCCCCTCACCTACTCGGTCTCCCACTTCTTCTGGCGTACCTCCCGACCCCTCTCATACCGCACGGGACTCCTCATCACCGGGGTGCTCTTCCTCCTCCTCAACCTCGCAGGGAACGCCCTCGTCTCCCTCGTGACCCGAGCCCTCATCCTCCTTCCCTTTTAG
- the dnaE gene encoding DNA polymerase III subunit alpha, which produces MSTHPFVHLHVHSDYSLLDGSIKTGDLVKRVKELDMDAVALTDHGNLFGMIEFYKKARAAGVTPILGCECYVAPESRTLKDQDHAANYHLILLAENYTGYLNLLKLVTESYLTGFYYKPRIDDGLLAAHHEGLIALSSCLGGEIPSLILGRQIDKARERARFYRDLFGPDRFYLELQDHGLPEQKRVNKTLVELSKELDIPLVATNDVHYLLREHAEAHEVLLCIGTNKKLSDQDRMRFETQEFYLKSPEEMARLFEDIPEALENTVRIAERCAFEIPFPGPLLPEYHIPEGFDSPEAYLRHLTYEGLKKRYHQITREIRERADLELSIIIQMGFTGYFLIVWDFVHFAKEQGIPVGPGRGSGAGSIVAYALGITNIDPLKYGLLFERFLNPERISMPDFDIDFCYARREEVIDYVTRKYGKDRVAQIITFGTLKPKAVIKDVARVLGIPFAEANELTKLMGDASSVEEAIQREPRLARLAEEDETYTRLFQIGSVLQGLSRHASTHAAGIVIGREALTNYVPLYRDPKTGDISTQYSMEHLEDCGLVKMDFLGLKTLTLITHTEELVRTHTPDFDTERIPEDDAQTFQLLAEGKSTCVFQFESEGMQNILRRAKPESIEELIALNALYRPGPMQFIDQFIEAKQGRRKITYPHPDLEPILKETYGVIVYQEQVMQIAQKIAGYTLGGADILRRAMGKKKPEVMAKEKEKFITGAVAQGYSRQFAEELFDLLIPFAGYGFNKSHAAAYSVLAYKTAYLKAHYPAEFMAANLTNEIGNPDKLAQYIGETRAMGIEVLPPDINASERYFTVRDGKIVYGLVGIKNVGTAAVEEILGKRKEGPFTSFIDFLFRVDLRTVNRKVIETCIQAGVFDSLHPNRAELMHNLEALLAHVNRIKEQQEASQGFLFEETETQIREEFQFTPVEDWDTMEKLRYERELLGFYFSSHPLDHLREIWEKGVNLDLSHPERTDPSRTYQLMGVLKTVREITTQKGNRMAFGTIEDYRGSIEAVFFPNVYEALSSPLVPDTVVACRGRVERNRDDYKFIVEEMLDPKDLPPVGAQEVHIRLASPQVPEDHLFKIRELILKHRGRCQVFLHVPLSSGKEQVVKASVHITTSPSRDLLDQLRREEYVQEIWVQ; this is translated from the coding sequence ATGAGCACCCATCCGTTCGTGCACCTCCACGTACACAGCGACTACAGCCTGCTCGACGGTTCCATCAAGACAGGGGACCTGGTCAAGAGGGTGAAGGAACTCGACATGGACGCCGTGGCCCTCACCGATCACGGCAACCTCTTCGGCATGATAGAGTTCTACAAGAAGGCCAGGGCGGCAGGAGTGACCCCGATCCTCGGATGCGAATGCTACGTGGCCCCGGAATCCCGCACCCTCAAGGATCAAGACCACGCGGCCAACTACCACCTCATCCTCCTCGCCGAGAACTACACCGGGTATCTCAATCTCCTCAAGCTCGTGACCGAGAGCTACCTCACTGGTTTCTACTACAAACCCCGTATCGACGACGGACTCCTCGCCGCACATCACGAAGGGCTCATCGCCTTGAGCTCCTGCCTCGGGGGAGAGATTCCCTCCCTCATCCTCGGCCGCCAGATCGACAAAGCCCGCGAGCGCGCCCGGTTCTACCGGGACCTCTTCGGCCCCGACCGCTTCTACCTGGAACTCCAGGATCACGGCCTCCCCGAGCAGAAACGCGTCAACAAGACCCTGGTGGAACTCTCGAAGGAGCTCGACATCCCCCTGGTGGCCACCAACGACGTGCACTACCTCCTCAGGGAACACGCCGAGGCCCACGAGGTGCTCCTCTGCATCGGCACGAACAAGAAGCTCTCAGACCAGGACAGGATGCGGTTCGAGACCCAGGAGTTCTATCTCAAGTCGCCCGAGGAGATGGCCCGCCTCTTCGAGGACATCCCCGAGGCCCTGGAGAACACCGTACGGATCGCGGAACGCTGCGCCTTCGAGATACCATTCCCCGGTCCCCTCCTCCCCGAATACCATATCCCCGAGGGATTCGACTCGCCCGAGGCCTACCTGAGACACCTCACCTACGAGGGCCTCAAGAAGAGGTATCATCAGATCACGCGAGAGATCCGCGAGCGGGCCGACCTCGAGCTGTCCATCATCATCCAGATGGGCTTCACCGGATACTTCCTCATCGTGTGGGACTTCGTACATTTCGCAAAGGAACAGGGCATCCCCGTGGGCCCGGGTCGAGGGTCCGGGGCCGGATCCATCGTGGCCTATGCCCTGGGCATCACCAACATCGACCCGCTCAAGTACGGCCTCCTCTTCGAGCGATTCCTCAACCCCGAACGGATCTCCATGCCCGACTTCGACATAGACTTCTGCTACGCGCGCCGCGAAGAGGTGATCGACTACGTGACCCGGAAGTATGGAAAGGACCGGGTCGCTCAGATCATCACCTTCGGGACCCTCAAGCCCAAGGCCGTGATCAAGGACGTGGCCCGGGTGCTCGGGATCCCCTTCGCCGAGGCGAACGAACTCACCAAGCTCATGGGCGATGCATCATCGGTCGAGGAGGCCATCCAGAGGGAACCGAGACTCGCCCGCCTCGCCGAGGAGGACGAGACCTACACGCGCCTCTTCCAGATAGGCTCGGTGCTCCAGGGCCTCAGCCGTCACGCATCCACCCATGCGGCGGGTATCGTGATCGGCCGGGAAGCCCTCACCAACTACGTGCCCCTCTACCGGGATCCCAAGACTGGCGACATCTCCACCCAGTACTCCATGGAACACCTCGAGGACTGCGGGCTCGTGAAGATGGACTTCCTCGGACTCAAGACCCTCACCCTCATCACCCACACCGAGGAGCTCGTCCGCACGCACACTCCCGACTTCGATACGGAACGCATACCAGAAGACGACGCACAGACCTTCCAGCTCCTGGCCGAGGGGAAGAGCACCTGCGTCTTCCAGTTCGAGAGTGAGGGTATGCAGAACATCCTCCGCAGGGCGAAACCGGAGAGCATCGAAGAACTCATCGCCCTCAACGCCCTCTACCGGCCCGGGCCCATGCAGTTCATCGACCAGTTCATCGAGGCGAAACAGGGCAGACGGAAGATCACCTACCCCCACCCCGACCTCGAACCCATCCTCAAGGAGACCTACGGGGTCATCGTCTACCAGGAACAGGTGATGCAGATCGCCCAGAAGATCGCGGGCTACACCCTGGGCGGAGCCGACATCCTCCGCCGGGCCATGGGGAAGAAGAAGCCCGAGGTCATGGCGAAGGAGAAGGAGAAGTTCATCACAGGGGCGGTGGCCCAGGGCTACTCCCGCCAGTTCGCCGAGGAACTCTTCGATCTCCTCATCCCCTTCGCAGGCTATGGGTTCAACAAGTCCCACGCCGCAGCCTACTCCGTACTCGCCTACAAGACCGCCTACCTCAAGGCCCACTATCCCGCGGAGTTCATGGCCGCGAACCTCACGAACGAGATCGGCAACCCGGACAAGCTCGCCCAATACATCGGCGAGACCAGGGCGATGGGCATAGAGGTCCTCCCTCCCGACATCAACGCCTCCGAACGCTACTTCACGGTCCGGGACGGGAAGATCGTCTACGGCCTCGTGGGCATAAAGAACGTGGGGACCGCTGCAGTGGAGGAGATCCTCGGCAAGCGGAAGGAAGGACCCTTTACCTCGTTCATCGACTTCCTTTTCCGAGTGGATCTGCGCACCGTCAACCGGAAGGTGATCGAGACATGCATCCAGGCAGGGGTCTTCGACAGCCTCCATCCCAACCGGGCGGAACTCATGCACAACCTGGAGGCCCTTCTCGCCCACGTGAACCGCATAAAGGAGCAGCAGGAGGCCTCTCAGGGCTTCCTCTTCGAGGAGACCGAAACCCAGATCCGGGAAGAGTTCCAGTTCACCCCTGTGGAAGACTGGGACACCATGGAGAAGCTCCGCTACGAGCGGGAACTTCTCGGTTTCTACTTCTCATCCCATCCCCTCGACCACCTGCGCGAGATATGGGAGAAGGGGGTGAACCTCGATCTCTCCCATCCGGAGAGGACCGATCCCTCGAGGACCTACCAGCTCATGGGAGTCCTCAAGACCGTACGCGAAATCACGACCCAGAAGGGGAACCGCATGGCCTTCGGTACCATCGAGGACTACAGAGGGAGCATCGAGGCGGTCTTCTTCCCCAACGTATACGAGGCACTCTCCTCCCCCCTCGTCCCGGACACCGTGGTCGCATGCAGGGGACGTGTGGAGAGGAACCGTGATGACTACAAGTTCATCGTGGAAGAGATGCTCGATCCGAAGGACCTGCCCCCCGTGGGCGCACAGGAAGTCCACATCAGGCTCGCAAGTCCCCAGGTACCGGAAGACCACCTCTTCAAGATCCGGGAACTCATCCTCAAGCACCGCGGCCGCTGTCAGGTGTTCCTCCACGTACCCCTCTCCTCGGGAAAAGAACAGGTGGTGAAGGCGTCCGTCCACATCACCACATCGCCTTCGAGGGACCTGCTCGATCAGCTCCGGAGAGAGGAGTACGTGCAAGAGATATGGGTCCAGTGA
- a CDS encoding FAD binding domain-containing protein produces the protein MDTTRHSGVAIYYPQDLQDALLLARKRPEAVLMAGGTYLAMSGTWTRFQGPIITLQRVSELSRIIRTERYLEIGAMVSQGHLSTVARAVLPPLLTRALLLAAPPTVRWNATMGGNLTIPDRSLGISPALILLDAVVEIRTSTRSRWIPVSAIRNQQGFSLLHEDEILTRIRIPRVPWTHTHLFSATPPHRMDRPLTLYGLARSEGSLLEEIRWAFHTRHPLPIRMADLEGLLSGQRLPLPEREMTRTLDEAEALIAQEQYGLSPHEQRQALHLLHTFLLNVSYA, from the coding sequence ATGGACACCACTAGACACTCCGGCGTCGCCATCTACTATCCCCAAGACCTGCAAGACGCCCTCCTCCTCGCCCGGAAGCGCCCCGAGGCCGTCCTTATGGCAGGGGGTACCTACCTCGCCATGAGCGGCACCTGGACCCGCTTCCAGGGACCCATCATCACGCTCCAGCGGGTCTCGGAACTGAGCCGAATCATCCGCACGGAACGGTATCTGGAGATAGGCGCCATGGTGAGCCAGGGCCATCTCTCCACCGTGGCCCGCGCCGTCCTCCCCCCCCTCCTCACCCGGGCCCTCCTCCTCGCGGCCCCCCCCACCGTCAGGTGGAACGCCACCATGGGCGGCAACCTCACCATACCCGACAGGAGCCTCGGGATCTCGCCCGCCCTCATCCTCCTCGACGCGGTGGTCGAGATCCGCACATCCACGAGGAGCAGGTGGATTCCCGTCTCCGCCATCAGGAATCAGCAGGGCTTCAGCCTCCTCCACGAAGACGAGATCCTCACCCGGATCCGCATCCCCCGAGTCCCCTGGACCCACACCCACCTCTTCTCCGCCACGCCGCCCCACCGCATGGATCGTCCACTCACCCTCTACGGCCTCGCCCGGAGCGAGGGCTCCCTCCTCGAGGAGATCCGATGGGCCTTCCACACCCGACACCCCCTCCCCATCCGGATGGCCGACCTGGAAGGACTCCTCTCCGGCCAACGTCTCCCCCTTCCGGAACGGGAGATGACACGCACCCTGGACGAAGCCGAGGCCCTCATCGCCCAGGAGCAGTACGGCCTCTCCCCCCACGAACAGCGGCAGGCCCTGCACCTCCTCCACACCTTCCTCCTCAACGTGAGCTATGCCTGA
- a CDS encoding xanthine dehydrogenase subunit XdhC, with product MLLTCELDHVHLQQEVDPLMDLHSFLKSELRITAVKGSCGSGYCGRCGVLIDDVFSLACMVPLFSVQQRRILTIAGFSSTPDYVDLEKGFHAEKVFPCGHCAPSRILLGHSLLVYAEHHQTDPRGMREHVERFPCTCITPEEYTRALVKALRFRQRRYGHH from the coding sequence ATGTTGCTCACCTGTGAGCTCGATCACGTCCACCTTCAACAGGAGGTGGATCCCCTCATGGACCTGCACTCCTTCCTCAAGAGTGAACTCCGGATCACCGCGGTGAAGGGGTCGTGCGGTAGCGGCTACTGCGGACGATGCGGGGTGCTCATCGACGACGTCTTCTCCCTCGCCTGCATGGTCCCCCTCTTCTCGGTACAACAGCGTCGTATCCTCACGATCGCAGGCTTCTCTTCCACCCCCGACTACGTGGATCTGGAGAAGGGATTCCACGCCGAGAAGGTCTTCCCCTGCGGGCACTGCGCCCCCTCCCGCATCCTCCTCGGTCACAGTCTCCTCGTATACGCCGAGCACCATCAGACGGACCCCAGGGGCATGAGGGAACACGTGGAACGGTTTCCCTGCACGTGCATCACCCCAGAGGAGTATACCCGGGCCCTCGTGAAGGCCCTCCGATTCAGGCAGAGGCGATATGGACACCACTAG